Genomic segment of Streptomyces sp. NBC_01210:
GTTCGATCAGAACCGTCCTCATGATCGATAGAAATACGGCTTCTTACCGTCGAGGCCCTCTGACAGCCACCGAGAACCGGCAACCAGGCCCTGTAGTGCCGTTGCCAGTCCAGTGGCCGGGGGCAGTCCCAGTCCGGGGCGATCGCGGTGAGCTGCGCGGCGCGCGCAACCCGGAGCCGCGCAGTGGGGGCGTCGGCTCTTGTGCGGCTGCGTGCAGCGTGGACTGCCGGGTGCTGGGGTGTCTGCCGCGCCGCAGGGCGCGGGCCCCTGCGTCGGGCGGTCAGGGCCCGCTCCCGGCAGCTTGCCGACTACTTCCGGCGCAGCCGTATCTCTGGTTTTCGGGGGTCTTGGGCCGGGTGATATCGGGGGTGGCTATCGCCCCTATAGCCAAACAGGCCGTGTTCGCTATTGCTGAAATTGTTTCGGTGTATATAGCGTCGCGGCACCTCGTGGGGTGCGGTCGGTTTCCGTGCCGATGGGGTGGCCTCCGGCGCGTTCGGGGCTGTGTAGCGTATCCGGATTTGCGGCCTGCCTGCATTTCGCCCTGCCCGGCTTGTGCCCGGGCCGACATGATCATTACGTAGAGAGAAGACGCCTCATGGCCAGAGAAGAGTTTTCCCCTTTTGCGTCCGGCGCGAGCAGGCCGGCGGGTCTGAGCCGGAGGCGGCTGCTGGGGGTGACGGGGGCCGCGGCGGCGATTGCCGCGACCGGGGTGCTGCCGAAGGTGATCAGGGATCTTCTGGCTGTGGTGCCGGCGACTCCGGGGTCGGGGACGATCACCGATGTCAAGCATGTGGTGATGCTCATGCAGGAGAACCGGTCCTTCGACCACTACTTCGGCACGATGAAGGGGGTGCGGGGCTTCAGTGACCCCACCGCGCTCCGGCAGGTCGAGCGCAACCTGCCTGTCTTCTTCCAGCAGTGTGCGGACCACGACGACGGCTGGGAACTGCCCTTCAACCTGGTCATAGCAGAAGAAACCAACGGCAACGGCGCTGGCGTCGAGGGGCCCGGAATGGGCCGGGAGACAGACTACGGCACCTGGAACCAGGGTCGGATGGACGGCTACTGCCCCGCCCACAAGGGCGGCTCGGATCAGATGCAAGATATCTATCCTCTCGGGGGCGGCGAGGTCACCGAACTGACTCACGGCATGGGTTACTTCACTCGCAATGAGATGCCCTTCTATCATGCGCTCGCCGACTCGTTCACGATCGGGGACAACTACTTCCAGTCCACGTTCACGCAGACCAATCCGAACCGTTTGGTGGCCGTATCCGGGTCCAACGGACTGTCGGTCGGCGAGGACTCCGAAATGGGCAATAGCGGCGACGAATTCACATGGGACACCTACGCCGAGGTACTGGAAGTTGCCGGGGTCTCCTGGAAGGTCTACCAGGAGGTGGCGAATTTCGACGACAACCTGATCGAGAGCTTCAAGACGTTCATGGACGCCGCGGACGCGGAGCTCGGCGGACCACGCGGTGACGACAAGGACGAGCGCGACGGACCGGTTACGCCCGGTGCGGGAGGCTGGCGCTTCGCCAAGGGGATTGACTGGCAGGAAGACCTGGTAGAAGCCTTCGGCGACGACGTGGAGAACGACAACCTCCCCCAGGTGTCCTGGATCGTTACACCTTCCGGCGTTTCGGAGCACGCCACGGCTCACCCGCCGGCGGGTGAGGATTTGACAGCGCGCCTGCTGCAGAAGCTCGCGGACAACCCGGACGTGGCCGCCAAGACGGTCTTCATCCTCCACTACGACGAGGGCGGCGGCTTCTTCGACCACGTCCCGCCCCCGACCGCACCAGCCGACGGTGACGGCGACTCCACGGTGTCCCTCGTTGGCGAGCTGTGGAGCGATGACGATGAGATGGAGCCCTTCGGGGAAGTGCCCATCGGTCCGGGGTTCAGGGTGCCGATCATCGTGGTCTCCCCTTGGACCCGCGGCGGATTCGTCAACTCCGAGGTCTTCGACCACACATCGGTCCTGCGATTCCTGGAGACATGGACGACCGCCATCGGCAAGTCCGCCCGCTGCGACAACATCTCCACGTGGCGGCGCGCGGTGTGCGGGGACCTGACCTCCATGTTCGACTTCTCCTCGACCGACACCACGGCCCCCGACCTGCCAGACCTCACAGCCACAGCTGCTCGCGTCGAGGCGGCAGACGACGCGGACGAAGATGAATACCTCCCGCGGATCCCGGATCTGCAGGCTCTGCCGTGGCAGGAACCTGGGACCCGGCCGGCGCGGCCGCTGCCGTACGACCTGACGGTCACCACCACAGTCACGCCCACCAAGATCAGTGTCGACTTCGTCAACGCCGGCAGTGTGGGCGCCAGCTTCCACATCTACGCCAACACCTTCCCCCTCGACTTCCGCGGCGACGATGTGTGGCGGCACACCGTGTCGGCCGGCCGAACAGTGAACGACTACTGGTCCGGCGGAGACCCGCACGGCACCTATGACTACACCGTCCACGGCCCCAACGGCTTCCTGCGCCGCTTCGCCGGCGACTACGTCAAGGCCACCACCAGCGGCAAGGCCAACCCCGAGGTCGCACTCCGCTACGCCCCCGGCTCGCACCGCGTCTACCTGGACATGAAGAACAGCGGCACCGCAGCGTGCGTGATCACCGTCCGCGCTAACCGCTACCGCGCCGGCACATACTCCGGGCCGTGGACCTACACCCTCGCTCCAGGCGCGAGCGACGACGACTACTTCAACATCGGCGGCGGGCAGGGCGACTGGTACGACTTCACCGCCACCGCCGACACCACGGACGGCTTCCTGCGCCGGTTCGCCGGCCACATGGAGACCGGAGCCCCCAGCATCAGCGACCCCAGCATGTCCGTCGACGCAGATGCCGCACTCGCCTTCACTGTCCTTCCCAGCAGCGGGCAGTCCCCGGCCGACGACCGGACCGACACCTACTGGGACAATGACGAGGAGGTGCTCCACGTGCTCGAGCTGAAGCTCGGGGAGCGTAACCGAGCCGTCAACGCAATCGCGTACACCCCCGGCGGTGGCCGGATCCGCCACTACGCGGTCTACCTCAGCCAGGACCCCGAAAAGTGGGGCTGGGATCTTCCCGTCACCCAGGGAGAGTTCGACCCGGAAAACGATGCCCTGCAGGTCATCAACTTCAACGAGACCACCGCCCGCTATATCCGTCTCGTCGCCCCCGGCGATGCAGACGACGCGCCCTGGAATGATGACGCCGACGGGATCACCGTCCGGGGACGGTAGGGCAACCAGGCGGCTCACGCCCCGGCCGGGGCAGACAGGGCCACCCGTCAGCGGCTGCACCGGCCCTGCCCCCGGGCAGGTGTGGCCGGGCGGTGCGGGTTCCGTCGGCATGTGATGCCGGCGGAACCCGCAGCCGGGGGGCGGCAAGGGTTCGCGCGGGCTTATCCGGGTGTGAGCACATGGCGCACAGGGAATCCCGGTGAGGTTGATCATGGTGGCGCTCAGAACCCTGGGCTCACCCAGTGCACCACGACCGAGCTGCGTCCGTCGCCGTTGCTGATCACGGACGCGTTGCCCTCCCCGGCGTAGCGGCCGTGGAGCGTCACCTTCCCCCGGCCTGGAAGGTGACCAGAACCGTCTGTCCGACCATGTCCTGGACCGATTCGGAATCCGGGCCCTGGCGGCCGTGCGTTGCTTCACTGCCCTCGATGCGCACGCCGTCCTTGCCCAGCCACGTGTGGATCCACAGCGCCCGCTGATTGCCCGACATGAACGAGGTGCGGACGTGGTAGGCGAGCTCCCACACCCCAGGAAAGGGAATCGTCAGTTCCGGCACCTGTGAGATGCGCTGTGCGGTGGTGGTGAGAACGTGGTTGAAGGAGAGCGGGCCGGTCTGTACCCATTGCGAGCCGCCCTGCACGGAGGCCGCAGTCGTCGTAGCTGTCATAACTGAAACGGTAGCTTCGACCGTGACCTGTCCCAGAAGCTCGACCTGCACGTGGTCGGCGTCTACCGCGCCTCACCGCCCACCGACCCGCTCTCCGAGATGGTCATGAGCGTCTCCGACCCGGCTTGGTCGAAGGAGCAGTCAACGCTCCTTCTGAATGCCCTTTCAACCGCCGAGCGGGAGCTCCCCGGCGGCCGAACAGCCCCACCGCTGGTCGCAAGACGCCCGGATGGTGCCAAGGCCGAGGTCCGCGTCCGGGTCGAGCACGCATGCATCGCGGTCGCTTCGGTGTCGGAGA
This window contains:
- a CDS encoding phosphocholine-specific phospholipase C encodes the protein MAREEFSPFASGASRPAGLSRRRLLGVTGAAAAIAATGVLPKVIRDLLAVVPATPGSGTITDVKHVVMLMQENRSFDHYFGTMKGVRGFSDPTALRQVERNLPVFFQQCADHDDGWELPFNLVIAEETNGNGAGVEGPGMGRETDYGTWNQGRMDGYCPAHKGGSDQMQDIYPLGGGEVTELTHGMGYFTRNEMPFYHALADSFTIGDNYFQSTFTQTNPNRLVAVSGSNGLSVGEDSEMGNSGDEFTWDTYAEVLEVAGVSWKVYQEVANFDDNLIESFKTFMDAADAELGGPRGDDKDERDGPVTPGAGGWRFAKGIDWQEDLVEAFGDDVENDNLPQVSWIVTPSGVSEHATAHPPAGEDLTARLLQKLADNPDVAAKTVFILHYDEGGGFFDHVPPPTAPADGDGDSTVSLVGELWSDDDEMEPFGEVPIGPGFRVPIIVVSPWTRGGFVNSEVFDHTSVLRFLETWTTAIGKSARCDNISTWRRAVCGDLTSMFDFSSTDTTAPDLPDLTATAARVEAADDADEDEYLPRIPDLQALPWQEPGTRPARPLPYDLTVTTTVTPTKISVDFVNAGSVGASFHIYANTFPLDFRGDDVWRHTVSAGRTVNDYWSGGDPHGTYDYTVHGPNGFLRRFAGDYVKATTSGKANPEVALRYAPGSHRVYLDMKNSGTAACVITVRANRYRAGTYSGPWTYTLAPGASDDDYFNIGGGQGDWYDFTATADTTDGFLRRFAGHMETGAPSISDPSMSVDADAALAFTVLPSSGQSPADDRTDTYWDNDEEVLHVLELKLGERNRAVNAIAYTPGGGRIRHYAVYLSQDPEKWGWDLPVTQGEFDPENDALQVINFNETTARYIRLVAPGDADDAPWNDDADGITVRGR